The Burkholderia mallei ATCC 23344 genome has a window encoding:
- a CDS encoding DUF2169 family type VI secretion system accessory protein: MKIVKPLAISPLTRVYRMHGREYLGVAALLIATLGDEPKLLAESALWRLAGDELRGYPLDMALPKACPEFLVSGYAYGKYASDPHACACEVGVRIAGLEKRLRVCGDRQWAGARITAPRPFERLPIDWDLAYGGAGCADNPRGRGAHAREGAPRDLPNVEYAHSPMRFAHEQPAPAGFCPVDAAWPARAGLYGALDRQWQEEDCPGFPRTLDPRYFNIAPADQQLPELRAFPDGARYELTHMHPDHATLAGNLPALRARSFVVRRGSDAPEEMPMRLTTAWFVPHRERVILIYHGVTPVRAFDASDVQTVLFGAEASGHARPADWYRQVIEWRTRDDRAALYALRDRDLLPEHALAPEAAATPEPTQQSAKQRQLRERLSVFPDAPRAQTPAPDRLAEFVEQQQALADEKRAALEAMRRELATSEVFSVGRRRGPPGRIAPADEDPARHAGALAESPDIRALERDADERLRGLYQQCAQHQDAPARLHGAAARARRECVASAAAAGQSLQGADLTGADLSGMDLRGARLAGAMLENADLSGADLTGADLSRTVLVRADLTRAKLVDARLTAANLSLAHCERTDFSGSDLSDGIFEQVHLRDCRFNGSVLASTRFDACRFDAVDFGRATLRELIFIEQSFSGVSFSDATIRKMLLMRCAFADVRFSAASIDGFGIVETQASGQLRFDRASVNKACFVGRCDIGRADFSFATLTEVNFRETQLVEANFGGARIGNCDFTDACLRAADLRGAKAEGSPFVRADLTRADLRDTDLIAAYLRGAKLDGADLRRANLFRANLSQILTDADTRWQGAYLNRAVRFPLAEART, from the coding sequence GGCCGAATCGGCGCTCTGGCGTCTGGCCGGCGACGAACTGCGCGGCTATCCGCTCGACATGGCGCTGCCGAAGGCGTGTCCGGAGTTTCTCGTGTCCGGATACGCGTACGGAAAGTACGCGAGCGATCCGCACGCGTGCGCGTGCGAAGTGGGCGTGCGCATTGCCGGCCTCGAGAAGCGGCTGCGTGTCTGCGGCGACCGGCAGTGGGCGGGCGCGCGCATCACCGCGCCGCGGCCGTTCGAGCGGCTACCGATCGACTGGGATCTCGCTTACGGCGGCGCGGGTTGCGCGGACAATCCGCGAGGCCGCGGCGCGCACGCGCGGGAGGGCGCGCCGCGCGATCTGCCGAATGTCGAATACGCGCACAGCCCGATGCGCTTTGCGCACGAGCAACCCGCGCCCGCCGGCTTTTGCCCGGTCGACGCGGCATGGCCGGCGCGCGCCGGCCTGTACGGCGCGCTCGATCGGCAATGGCAGGAAGAGGATTGTCCGGGCTTTCCGCGCACGCTCGATCCGCGCTACTTCAACATCGCGCCGGCCGATCAGCAACTGCCCGAGCTGCGGGCATTCCCGGACGGCGCGCGCTACGAACTGACGCACATGCATCCGGACCACGCGACGCTCGCGGGAAACCTGCCCGCGCTGCGCGCGAGATCGTTCGTGGTACGTCGGGGCAGCGATGCGCCCGAGGAAATGCCGATGCGCTTGACGACCGCGTGGTTCGTTCCGCATCGCGAACGCGTGATCCTGATCTATCACGGCGTCACGCCCGTTCGCGCGTTCGACGCGAGCGACGTGCAGACGGTGCTGTTCGGTGCGGAGGCGAGCGGGCACGCGAGGCCCGCCGACTGGTATCGGCAGGTGATCGAGTGGCGCACGCGGGACGACAGGGCGGCGCTGTACGCGCTGCGCGACCGGGATCTGCTGCCCGAGCATGCGCTTGCGCCCGAAGCGGCGGCGACGCCCGAGCCGACGCAGCAGAGCGCGAAGCAGCGGCAGCTTCGCGAGCGGTTGAGCGTCTTTCCGGATGCTCCGCGCGCACAGACGCCGGCGCCGGATCGGCTGGCCGAATTCGTCGAGCAGCAGCAAGCGCTCGCCGACGAAAAGCGCGCCGCGCTGGAAGCCATGCGGCGGGAACTGGCGACCAGCGAAGTATTTTCGGTCGGCCGTCGGCGCGGCCCGCCCGGCCGGATCGCGCCCGCGGACGAAGATCCCGCGCGGCACGCGGGCGCGTTGGCCGAATCGCCGGACATCCGGGCGCTCGAACGCGACGCGGACGAGCGCCTTCGCGGGCTGTACCAGCAGTGCGCGCAACATCAGGACGCGCCGGCCCGGCTGCACGGCGCGGCCGCGCGAGCGCGCCGCGAGTGCGTCGCGTCGGCCGCCGCGGCCGGCCAGTCGCTGCAAGGCGCCGATCTGACCGGCGCGGACCTCTCGGGAATGGACTTGCGCGGCGCGCGCCTGGCCGGCGCGATGCTGGAGAACGCCGATTTGAGCGGCGCCGATCTGACGGGCGCGGATCTGTCGCGCACGGTGCTCGTGCGCGCCGATCTGACACGTGCGAAGCTCGTCGATGCGCGCCTGACGGCGGCCAATCTGTCGCTCGCGCATTGCGAGCGGACGGATTTCTCCGGCTCGGATTTGAGTGACGGCATTTTCGAGCAGGTACACCTACGAGATTGCCGCTTCAACGGCAGCGTGCTGGCGAGCACGCGCTTCGACGCGTGCCGGTTCGATGCCGTCGATTTCGGTCGCGCGACGCTGCGCGAGCTGATCTTCATCGAACAATCGTTCAGCGGCGTGAGCTTCTCGGATGCGACGATCCGCAAGATGCTGCTGATGCGTTGCGCGTTCGCCGACGTGCGGTTCTCGGCGGCGAGCATCGACGGATTCGGGATCGTCGAGACGCAGGCGAGCGGGCAGCTCCGCTTCGATCGCGCGAGCGTGAACAAAGCGTGTTTCGTCGGGCGCTGCGACATCGGGCGCGCCGATTTCTCGTTCGCGACGCTGACGGAGGTCAATTTCCGCGAGACGCAGCTCGTCGAGGCGAACTTCGGCGGCGCGCGCATCGGCAATTGCGATTTCACCGATGCGTGCCTGCGAGCAGCCGATCTACGGGGCGCGAAGGCCGAGGGCAGCCCGTTCGTGCGCGCCGATCTCACGCGCGCCGATCTTCGGGACACCGATCTGATCGCCGCGTATCTGCGCGGCGCGAAGCTGGACGGCGCGGACCTTCGGCGCGCCAACCTGTTTCGCGCGAACCTCTCGCAGATCCTCACCGATGCCGATACGCGCTGGCAGGGCGC